In Erigeron canadensis isolate Cc75 chromosome 7, C_canadensis_v1, whole genome shotgun sequence, one DNA window encodes the following:
- the LOC122608512 gene encoding probable serine/threonine-protein kinase PBL7 encodes MGCFFCSGGDSKSPKTKKNQSHPSSDKFKLATLNEVKKDNARECDRSAGANECDDKTSSPNKQGNKKSKARTFTFAQLVAATDNFTAENFLGEGGFGKVYKGKLEDSDQIVAIKQLDPDGGQGMREFVVEVLTLSLADHPNLVKLIGYCAEAEQRLLVYEFMPLGSLEDHLHDLRSNRTRLDWNTRMKIAASAARGLAYLHDQMNPPVIYRDLKCSNILLGEDYHAKLSDFGLAKVGPLGEDTHVSTRVMGTYGYCAPDYAMTGQLTFKSDIYSFGVVLLELITGRKAIDNTKPAAEQNLVPWARPLFKDRKKFSQMADPVLEGEYPVRGLYQALAIAAMCLQEQPNLRPLVADIVTALNYLASQIYDPQIHPVQSPWRGSRKSRLRYNDERNANQNEV; translated from the exons ATGGGTTGTTTCTTTTGTTCTGGGGGAGACTCCAAATCAccaaaaaccaagaaaaatcaATCACATCCTTCTTctg ATAAGTTCAAATTGGCTACATTAAATGAAGTAAAGAAGGACAATGCTCGAGAATGTGATCGGTCAGCGGGTGCCAATGAGTGTGATGATAAAACTAGTTCACCTAATAAGCAAGGAAACAAGAAAAGTAAAGCACGAACCTTTACATTTGCGCAGTTGGTCGCTGCCACAGATAATTTCACGGCTGAAAATTTCTTGGGTGAGGGTGGATTTGGAAAAGTATACAAAGGAAAATTAGAGGACAGTGATCAG ATTGTTGCTATTAAGCAATTGGATCCTGATGGAGGTCAAGGGATGAGGGAGTTTGTGGTTGAAGTGTTGACTTTGAGCTTGGCTGATCACCCAAATCTGGTGAAACTGATTGGTTATTGTGCTGAAGCTGAGCAAAGGTTATTAGTTTATGAGTTCATGCCATTAGGTTCTTTGGAGGACCATTTGCATG ATCTACGTTCCAATAGGACTCGGCTTGATTGGAATACAAGAATGAAGATAGCAGCCAGTGCAGCCCGGGGATTAGCCTATTTGCATGACCAGATGAACCCACCGGTTATATATCGGGACTTGAAATGTTCCAACATCTTATTAGGTGAGGACTATCATGCTAAGCTGTCAGATTTTGGGTTGGCAAAGGTGGGCCCACTTGGTGAGGATACACATGTCTCGACCCGAGTGATGGGCACGTATGGTTACTGTGCCCCTGATTATGCAATGACTGGACAGCTTACCTTTAAGTCAGATATTTATAGCTTTGGGGTAGTACTCCTGGAGCTCATTACTGGGAGAAAAGCAATCGATAACACCAAACCGGCAGCAGAGCAAAATCTTGTTCCTTGG GCCCGACCATTGTTCAAAGACCGAAAGAAATTCTCTCAAATGGCAGACCCAGTTCTTGAGGGCGAATATCCTGTGAGGGGACTCTATCAAGCTCTAGCCATAGCAGCAATGTGTCTTCAAGAGCAACCCAACTTGAGACCACTTGTGGCTGATATAGTCACGGCTCTGAACTATCTTGCTTCTCAAATATATGATCCCCAGATTCACCCTGTTCAAAGTCCTTGGAGGGGTTCTCGTAAATCAAGATTAAGATATAATGATGAGAGGAATGCTAACCAGAATGAAGTCTAG
- the LOC122608510 gene encoding uncharacterized protein LOC122608510: MTSSPTLNRPPSAITTTIRSSLPSLLIFLLLLYLLYSSKLLIYPSHFAANIKCQDSNVKTNEANATLVKLSETNVSKTGYDAELKHIAFCIAASSKLWDSRKEYIKLWWRPGETRGVVWLDKKVKIKPNESLPNIHISQDTSKFPYTNRQGHRSAIRISRIVSEALKLGMPDVRWFVMGDDDTVFVVENIVRVLNKYDHKQFYYIGSSSESHFQNIFFSYSMAYGGGGFAISYPLVKELAKMQDRCIKRYPGLYGSDDRMQACMAELNVPLTREPGFHQNDLYGNLLGLLSGHPVTPLVSLHHFDVVDPIFPGMDRVKSLRHLLESAKFDSASLIQQSICYDNKRKWSILVSWGFTVQIIRGILSPRELETPSRTFINWYKVLDFTAYAFNTRPISGHPCQKPFVFYVNSTWYDEARKQIIGIYTIHRQRSPRCSWKMESPAKIHTVVVLKREDPNRWQRAPRKDCCRVLPSSKEGIMYLWVGHCEENEVIEV; this comes from the exons ATGACCTCTTCTCCTACCCTAAACCGCCCTCCTTCAGCCATCACGACCACCATCCGGTCATCCCTTCCGTCGCTTTTAATTTTCCTTCTCTTGCTCTACCTCCTATACTCTTCCAAACTTCTTATTTACCCTTCACACTTCGCCGCCAATATCAAGTGCCAAGATTCTAACGTTAAAACCAACGAGGCCAACGCCACCCTAGTTAAACTCTCGGAAACCAATGTTTCTAAAACAGGTTATGACGCCGAGCTCAAACATATTGCATTTTGCATTGCTGCATCCTCTAAACTATGGGACTCAAGAAAGGAATACATTAAACTATGGTGGAGGCCAGGGGAGACTCGTGGGGTGGTTTGGTTAGACAAAAAAGTAAAGATCAAACCAAACGAAAGCCTACCCAATATCCACATTTCACAAGACACTTCAAAATTCCCATACACAAACCGACAAGGTCATAGGTCAGCGATTCGTATATCAAGAATAGTATCGGAAGCATTGAAGTTAGGGATGCCAGACGTACGTTGGTTTGTAATGGGAGATGATGACACTGTTTTTGTTGTGGAGAATATTGTTAGAGTTTTGAATAAGTATGATCATAAGCAGTTTTACTATATTGGGAGTTCATCTGAAAGTCATTTtcagaatatatttttttcatattcaatggcatatggtggtggtggatttgcTATTAGTTATCCTTTGGTAAAAGAGTTGGCAAAGATGCAAGATAGGTGTATTAAAAGGTATCCTGGTTTGTATGGAAGTGATGATAGAATGCAAGCGTGTATGGCTGAGCTTAATGTCCCGCTCACAAGAGAACCCGGATTTCATCAA AATGATTTGTATGGAAACCTCTTGGGTTTACTGTCAGGCCATCCAGTGACTCCATTAGTCTCACTGCACCACTTTGATGTAGTTGACCCGATATTCCCTGGAATGGACAGAGTCAAATCCCTCAGGCACTTACTAGAATCTGCTAAATTTGATTCCGCCAGTCTCATACAGCAATCTATCTGCTACGACAACAAACGAAAATGGTCCATCTTGGTATCGTGGGGTTTCACGGTACAAATCATAAGAGGAATACTTTCTCCAAGAGAACTTGAAACTCCCAGTCGAACATTCATCAACTGGTACAAAGTTCTTGATTTTACAGCGTATGCATTCAATACCCGGCCTATCTCAGGCCACCCATGTCAAAAGCCTTTTGTGTTCTATGTGAATTCAACATGGTATGACGAAGCTAGGAAGCAGATCATTGGGATCTATACTATTCATAGACAACGATCCCCACGGTGCTCGTGGAAGATGGAATCTCCTGCAAAAATCCATACCGTTGTTGTATTGAAGCGGGAAGATCCAAATCGTTGGCAACGG GCACCAAGAAAGGATTGTTGTAGAGTTCTACCTTCAAGTAAGGAAGGAATTATGTACTTATGGGTTGGTCATTGTGAAGAAAATGAGGTCATCGAGGTGTAA
- the LOC122607667 gene encoding DNA-directed RNA polymerase III subunit 1-like: MNRNYRGAADQNTKSVISFTKQPYIEDVRPRRIKSIQFSTFSDEDILKMGEVQVNRSVYYVSQEDKRPVPHGLLDPHMGPPHKQGTCETCHGSFDTCPGHFGYLALELPVFNVGYLSHIVDILKCICKFCSRILLVEDERLDYLKKMRTQKDHLRKNDNFKKVVKRCTAMASSKKAVTCSRCGYINGIVKRAVGTVGVIHDRSKVQANTLKESDDAISNMKEKRTPVNMSSMLNPDKVLKLFKKMLDMDCDLLYLADRPEKLIISTIPVPPLPIRPSVKVDGGTTSNENDVTQRLGKIIEFNASVHQMLTDTSFAIKGLEPWEHLQLSVAQYINSDVRVPPDFARFQKQPKPISGLVQRMKGKQGRFRGNLSGKRVEYTGRTVISPDPNLKITEVAIPILMARILTYPERVSHHNMERLRQAVCNGTLKYPGAKHIRKPDGTMMSLSINARKRLADELKCGDIVDRHLIDGDVVLFNRQPSLHRMSIMSHRARIMPWRTLRFNESVCNPYNADFDGDEMNMHVPQTEEARTEALLLMGVQNNLCTPKNGEILVASTQDFLTSSFLITRKDTFYDRSSFSLMCCYLGDGMDILDLPTPAIVKPIELWTGKQLFSVLLRPHADMKVYLNLTVTEKSYTKPSGKRDKPYETMCPNDGYIYIHNSELLSGQLGKATLGNGNKDGLYSVLLRDYNSHAAASCMNRLAKLSARWIGNHGFSIGIDDVQPGDNLNDNTHRIISEGNNKCDNFILDFNKGKLKLQPGCNAAQTLEAEITGVLNKIRDETGKVCMEKLHWRNSPLIMSQCGSKGSPINISQMIACVGQQSVGGQRAPNGFIDRSLPHFPRKSKTPAAKGFVANSFYSGLRATEFFFHTMGGREGLVDTAVKTADTGYMSRKLIKGLEDLSVCYDNTVRDASACIVQFTYGGDGRDPSEMEGKAGFPLNFDRLLMKAKATCPAGQHKGMSSSEIREVVEERLSMHDMTPEGGCSEDFRKKLKQFLEKYVVTLEVTTRALQMHDGQPNDEKSGIIESVAQSISGITCQQLQVFLNTCISRYHQKKIDAGTNIGAIGAQSIGEPGTQMTLKTFHFAGVASMNVTLGVPRIKEILNAAKKISTPVITAKLKSNDNLSFAKLVKGQMERTLLGQVAKSVKLVLGLRSASIVISLDKKTIEALQLSIDAYTVKESILKTPKIKLKEANIIVLDARKLQIKPVYDRNKLSFDLHWLRNRLPTVVVKGIGTIERAVINKKKEQDKFNLLVEGTGLQSVMGMEGINGHETTSNHILEVQSTLGIEAARRSIIKEIQYTMESHGMSIDIRHMMLLADVMTYKGEVLGITRFGIQKMKESVLMLASFEKTSDHLFNASVNGRVDKIEGVTECIIMGIPMQTGTGMIGVQQRVPPFKLEKLSSGILS; this comes from the exons atgaacaGAAATTACAGAGGAGCAGCAGACCAAAACACGAAGTCAGTAATTTCATTTACTAAACAGCCTTATATTGAAGATGTTCGTCCCCGAAGAAT TAAGAGTATTCAGTTTTCGACGTTTTCTGATGAGGATATACTTAAAATGGGCGAAGTTCAAGTGAATCGTTCAGTTTATTACGTTAGTCAAGAAGATAAAAGACCCGTTCCTCATGGCTTGTTAGATCCACACATg GGTCCTCCACACAAGCAAGGCACATGTGAGACTTGTCATGGGTCTTTCGATACTTGTCCTGGTCATTTTGGTTACTTGGCACTTGAGCTGCCGGTTTTCAATGTGGGATATCTATCTCACATTGTGGACATTTTGAAGTGCATATGCAAG TTTTGTTCCCGCATATTATTGGTGGAGGACGAACGACTCGACTACTTAAAGAAGATGAGAACTCAAAAAGATCATTTGAGGAAGAATGACAACTTTAAAAAGGTAGTTAAAAGGTGCACTGCTATGGCAAGTAGTAAGAAGGCGGTGACATGCTCCAGATGTGGTTATATAAATG GTATAGTGAAAAGAGCTGTTGGAACTGTGGGAGTGATACATGATCGTAGCAAAGTTCAAGCTAATACTTTAAAGGAGTCTGATGATGCTATTTCTAACATGAAGGAGAAGAGGACACCTGTTAACATGTCTTCTATGTTAAACCCTGACAAAGTTCTTAAACTTTTTAAGAAGATGCTGGATATG GACTGTGATCTGCTCTATCTTGCTGATAGACCTGAGAAACTTATTATATCAACCATTCCTGTTCCTCCACTACCTATCCGTCCTTCTGTCAAAGTTGACGGGGGGACCACCAG CAATGAGAATGATGTTACCCAGAGACTGGGAAAAATTATAGAATTTAATGCTTCTGTTCACCAGATGTTAACAGATACAAGTTTTGCTATCAAAGGCCTG GAACCCTGGGAACATCTGCAGCTTTCGGTTGCACAATATATAAACAGTGATGTTCGTGTTCCACCTGATTTTGCTAGATTTCAGAAACAACCGAAACCAATAAGTGGTCTTGTTCAGCGCATGAAAGGAAAACAAGGACGTTTTCGTGGGAATTTGTCAGGGAAGCGTGTTGAGTATACTGGCAGGACCGTTATCTCTCCCGACCCCAATCTAAAGATTACAGAG GTTGCGATTCCTATCTTAATGGCACGGATTTTGACTTACCCTGAGCGTGTTTCACATCACAATATGGAGAGATTGAGACAGGCTGTGTGTAACGGAACTTTAAAATACCCTGGTGCAAAGCATATCAGAAAGCCAGATGGTACCATGAT GTCGTTGAGTATCAATGCCAGGAAGCGTTTGGCTGATGAGTTGAAATGTGGTGACATAGTTGACCGCCATTTAATTGATGGCGATGTTGTTCTCTTTAATAGGCAACCCAGTTTGCATCGCATGTCAATCATGAGTCACAGG GCAAGGATTATGCCATGGCGCACTTTGAGATTCAATGAATCTGTTTGTAATCCCTACAATGCCgactttgatggtgatgagatGAATATGCATGTTCCTCAAACAGAAGAAGCTAGGACAGAGGCTCTTCTGCTAATGGGG GTGCAAAACAATTTATGCACGCCAAAGAATGGGGAGATTTTGGTTGCATCCACACAAGATTTTTTGACGTCTTCCTTTCTTATAACAAGGAAGGACACATTCTACGACCGTTCTTCATTTTCCCTTATGTGTTGTTATCTGGGTGACGGGATGGATATTCTCGATTTACCGACTCCTGCTATAGTTAAG CCAATAGAGCTTTGGACTGGTAAACAGTTGTTTAGTGTACTGCTGCGCCCACATGCAGATATGAAAGTTTATCTGAATCTCACTGTTACTGAAAAGAGTTACACGAAGCCAAGTGGAAAAAGGGACAAGCCTTACGAGACAATGTGCCCTAATGATGGTTATATCTACATCCACAATAGTGAACTTCTTAGTGGACAACTTGGGAAGGCCACTTTAG GTAATGGCAACAAGGATGGACTTTACTCGGTTCTTCTCAGGGATTACAATTCACATGCCGCAGCTTCCTGTATGAACCGCTTAGCAAAACTAAG tGCTCGCTGGATAGGAAATCATGGATTCTCAATTGGTATTGATGATGTCCAACCTGGGGATAATTTGAATGACAACACTCATAGAATTATTTCTGAAGGGAACAACAAATGTGATAATTTCATTCTCGATTTTAATAAAGGAAAGCTCAAGTTACAGCCAGGTTGTAATGCTGCCCAGACACTTGAAGCTGAGATCACCGGTGTCTTAAATAAGATCAGAGATGAAACTGGAAAG GTTTGTATGGAGAAACTACATTGGAGAAATAGCCCCTTAATTATGTCTCAGTGTGGGTCCAAAGGATCACCTATCAATATCAGTCAGATGATTGCGTGTGTTGGTCAGCAATCAGTTGGAGGCCAACGTGCTCCAAATGGATTTATTGATCGAAGTCTTCCCCATTTCCCGAGGAAGTCAAAGACCCCTGCT GCAAAAGGATTCGTAGCAAATTCTTTCTATAGTGGTTTAAGGGCTACAGAGTTTTTCTTCCACACGATGGGAGGGCGAGAAGGGCTTGTGGATACAGCT GTTAAGACAGCTGACACGGGTTATATGTCCCGAAAACTTATCAAGGGATTAGAAGACTTGTCTGTTTGCTATGACAACACAGTAAGGGATGCGAGTGCATGTATTGTACAGTTTACTTATGGTGGTGATGGAAGGGACCCATCTGAAATGGAAGGAAAGGCGGGATTTCCTCTAAATTTTGATAGGTTATTGATGAAAGCTAAG GCTACATGTCCTGCTGGACAACATAAAGGCATGTCTTCCTCAGAGATTCGTGAAGTGGTTGAGGAGCGTCTTTCAATGCATGATATGACTCCAGAAGGGGGCTGCTCTGAGGACTTCAGAAAGAAACTAAAACAATTTCTTGAAAAGTATGTCGTGACACTAGAAGTCACAACGAGAGCACTTCAAATGCATGATGGACAACCTAATGACGAAAAATCTGGAATTATAGAAAGTGTAGCTCAAAGCATATCTGGCATTACCTGTCAGCAGCTTCAG GTTTTCTTAAATACTTGCATCTCTCGTTACCATCAAAAGAAGATTGATGCTGGAACAAACATCGGTGCAATAGGTGCTCAAAGTATTGGAGAACCAGGAACACAAATGACATTGAAAACCTTTCATTTTGCTGGTGTTGCGAGCATGA ATGTCACTCTTGGGGTTCCCCGCATCAAGGAAATATTAAATGCAGCCAAGAAAATCAGTACTCCAGTCATTACTGCAAAGCTCAAATCTAATGATAATTTATCATTTGCCAAGCTGGTAAAAGGCCAAATGGAAAGAACTCTTTTGGGCCAG GTTGCAAAGAGTGTAAAGCTTGTGTTGGGATTAAGATCCGCTTCTATTGTCATTAGTCTTGACAAGAAAACAATCGAAGCCCTACAACTATCTATAGATGCATATACCGTAAAAGAGTCAATACTAAAGACACCTAAAATCAAACTAAAGGAAGCT AATATCATTGTATTGGATGCTAGAAAACTTCAAATTAAGCCTGTATATGACAGAAATAAACTTTCTTTTGATCTCCATTGGCTCAGGAATAGGCTTCCAACAGTTGTAGTGAAG GGCATTGGTACCATTGAACGTGCTGTGATAAACAAAAAGAAGGAGCAGGACAAGTTTAACTTGCTCGTGGAAGG AACGGGGCTCCAATCAGTCATGGGCATGGAAGGAATTAATGGACATGAAACCACAAGTAATCATATTCTAGAAGTACAAAGCACACTTGgcattgaagctgcaagaaggtCCATTATTAAAGAGATCCAATATACCATGGAAAGTCATGGAATGAGTATTGATATTCGACATATGATGCTTTTAGCTGATGTCATGACATATAAG GGGGAAGTTTTGGGGATCACCAGATTTGGCATtcagaaaatgaaagaaagtgTGCTGATGTTGGCTTCGTTTGAGAAGACATCAGATCATCTTTTTAATGCTTCTGTAAATGGGCGAGTAGACAAGATAGAAGGCGTTACTGAATGTATTATCATGGGAATACCAATGCAGACAGGCACAGGAATGATTGGAGTTCAGCAAAG GGTTCCTCCATTTAAGCTGGAAAAGTTATCAAGTGGCATTTTATCTTAA